One Nostocoides sp. HKS02 genomic window carries:
- a CDS encoding NlpC/P60 family protein encodes MFPSQQQVDSAKAAVAGAAGQIASLDAQYAAASARLADVQDRAAAAGEEYNGALYRLSQRKAETAATQKRAAQAQTVADAASLVVRRYAAIVYQQGGNLGELDAFLSSTGPQDMMDRATGLQAVGDARARTLQKASATSIVADMMKRQAAQAQAEQAKAAVQAQQARDAAQALADQAQVAATQIQKQQQSLVAKLATLRKTSVALEQQRQNGLAAAAAARAAAAEAARQARLAAARAQAARDAAARAAARQEAARAAAQAAAAQQAAAQAAARAAAQQSSNPGPSNPAPDPAPVVQAPPPQSGGSSAVLSYAYAQLGKPYGWGAAGPDAFDCSGLTMRAWQQAGVSLPHYTGAQWDQTARVAISDLRPGDLVFYGTDGPSSHHVGLYIGNGQMIEAPHTGADVRIASIYRYDLLPYGGRP; translated from the coding sequence GTGTTCCCCTCGCAGCAGCAGGTCGACAGCGCCAAGGCCGCGGTGGCCGGCGCCGCTGGCCAGATCGCCAGCCTCGACGCCCAGTACGCCGCGGCAAGCGCCCGGTTGGCCGATGTCCAGGACCGCGCCGCGGCCGCCGGCGAGGAGTACAACGGCGCGCTCTACCGGCTCTCCCAGCGCAAGGCGGAGACCGCAGCCACGCAGAAGCGCGCCGCCCAGGCTCAGACCGTCGCCGATGCCGCCAGTCTCGTGGTCCGCCGTTATGCCGCGATCGTGTACCAGCAGGGTGGCAACCTCGGGGAGCTCGACGCCTTCCTGTCCAGCACCGGCCCGCAGGACATGATGGACCGCGCCACCGGCCTCCAGGCGGTCGGGGACGCCCGCGCTCGCACCCTCCAGAAGGCGTCCGCGACCTCGATCGTCGCGGACATGATGAAGCGCCAGGCCGCACAAGCCCAGGCCGAGCAGGCCAAGGCCGCCGTACAGGCCCAGCAGGCGCGCGATGCCGCGCAGGCCCTGGCCGACCAGGCCCAGGTCGCGGCGACGCAGATCCAGAAGCAGCAGCAGTCCCTGGTCGCCAAGCTCGCCACGCTGCGCAAGACCTCGGTGGCGCTGGAGCAGCAGCGTCAGAACGGGCTCGCCGCCGCCGCGGCGGCCCGGGCCGCCGCCGCTGAGGCCGCTCGCCAGGCGCGCCTGGCCGCAGCGCGCGCGCAGGCGGCTCGGGATGCCGCGGCGCGCGCCGCCGCGCGCCAGGAGGCGGCCCGTGCCGCCGCCCAGGCGGCCGCCGCGCAGCAGGCCGCTGCTCAGGCCGCGGCACGTGCCGCCGCCCAGCAGTCCTCGAACCCCGGTCCGTCGAACCCGGCGCCTGACCCCGCCCCCGTGGTCCAGGCGCCGCCGCCCCAGAGCGGCGGGTCCTCCGCGGTCCTGTCCTACGCCTACGCCCAGCTGGGCAAGCCCTACGGGTGGGGCGCGGCCGGACCGGACGCCTTCGACTGCTCGGGCCTGACGATGCGGGCCTGGCAGCAGGCCGGCGTGAGCCTGCCTCACTACACCGGGGCGCAGTGGGACCAGACCGCGCGGGTGGCGATCAGCGATCTTCGCCCTGGTGACCTCGTCTTCTACGGCACGGACGGGCCGTCCAGCCACCACGTGGGGCTCTACATCGGCAACGGCCAGATGATCGAGGCTCCGCACACTGGCGCGGATGTCCGCATCGCCAGCATCTACCGGTACGACCTGCTGCCGTACGGCGGCCGACCCTGA
- a CDS encoding LLM class flavin-dependent oxidoreductase, which produces MVGAGGSGKSTWAAEHYRAQEVVSSDALRAVVGSGEGDLDASADAFAVLEQIITARLRRGLTVVVDTLGLDPAQRSRHLALGRAAGLPCVAVLFDTPPAVCRERNAQRDRPVPAAALGRQLAQAAAARDQLEGEAWDWVAVIEPEVGDPAGTPTPTTATQTRDDSRPLDVVLQIGRFPWREDPAGWLRSIALAADEAGFSGLALMDHLIQIPQVDRAWEPIPEPWVTLGLVAGLDTDLRLGTLVSPVTFRQPGIIAKTVATLDVLSGGRAFLGLGAGWWEREHLAFGIEFPPVAERLDQLELCIETVRALWAKGTKAHTGSRVSLPETTAYPRPVGQPEIIVGGSGERRTLRIAAQLADACNLPSELGVLDHKMDVLRRHCLEVGRDPDEVAITVLDLPVVGTDRDDTWRRVERLRGRTAAASFAERHHAGDAAHHRDRYRALADRGVRTVFLAVGDLDTAEDIARLAPVLDLA; this is translated from the coding sequence CTGGTCGGCGCTGGCGGCTCGGGCAAGTCCACCTGGGCGGCTGAGCACTACCGCGCGCAGGAAGTCGTCTCCTCGGACGCCCTGCGGGCCGTCGTGGGCAGCGGGGAGGGCGATCTCGACGCCTCCGCCGACGCGTTCGCCGTCCTGGAGCAGATCATCACCGCCCGCCTGCGCCGCGGACTCACCGTCGTCGTCGACACTCTGGGGCTCGACCCCGCGCAACGAAGCCGACACCTCGCGCTGGGCCGTGCCGCCGGACTTCCTTGTGTTGCAGTCCTTTTCGACACCCCACCCGCCGTGTGCCGTGAGCGCAACGCCCAGCGCGACCGCCCGGTCCCTGCGGCCGCGCTCGGTCGACAGCTCGCTCAGGCCGCAGCGGCTCGGGACCAGCTGGAGGGCGAGGCCTGGGACTGGGTCGCGGTGATCGAGCCGGAGGTCGGCGACCCGGCGGGGACGCCCACTCCGACGACAGCGACGCAGACCCGCGACGACTCACGCCCGCTGGACGTGGTGCTCCAGATCGGCCGCTTCCCCTGGCGGGAGGACCCGGCCGGGTGGTTGCGGTCGATCGCCCTGGCTGCCGACGAGGCCGGGTTCTCGGGACTGGCGTTGATGGACCACCTGATCCAGATCCCGCAGGTGGACCGCGCCTGGGAACCGATCCCCGAGCCGTGGGTCACCCTCGGGCTGGTCGCCGGGCTCGACACGGACCTGCGCCTCGGCACCCTGGTCTCGCCGGTCACCTTCAGGCAGCCCGGGATCATCGCGAAAACCGTTGCCACTCTTGACGTGCTGTCCGGTGGGAGGGCCTTCCTCGGCTTGGGGGCCGGCTGGTGGGAGCGTGAGCACCTGGCGTTCGGGATCGAGTTCCCGCCCGTCGCCGAGCGGCTCGACCAGCTGGAGCTGTGCATCGAGACCGTCCGCGCGCTCTGGGCGAAGGGGACCAAGGCTCACACCGGCAGCCGCGTCTCGCTCCCCGAGACCACGGCATACCCGCGCCCAGTGGGCCAGCCCGAGATCATCGTCGGGGGTAGTGGCGAGCGGCGGACCCTACGGATTGCGGCGCAGCTGGCCGATGCCTGCAACCTGCCGAGCGAGCTGGGTGTGCTCGACCACAAGATGGACGTGCTCCGACGCCACTGCCTGGAGGTGGGCCGCGATCCCGACGAGGTCGCCATCACCGTGCTCGACCTGCCGGTCGTCGGCACGGATCGCGACGACACGTGGCGACGGGTCGAACGGTTGCGCGGTCGGACCGCGGCGGCGAGTTTCGCCGAGCGCCACCACGCCGGCGACGCGGCCCACCACCGCGACCGCTACCGCGCCCTGGCCGACCGGGGCGTGCGCACGGTGTTCCTCGCAGTCGGCGATCTCGACACGGCTGAGGACATCGCCCGGCTGGCCCCGGTGCTCGACCTCGCGTAG
- a CDS encoding nitrate/nitrite transporter gives MTRRDRQFPLGGRQAWIVYVSALAIYILAVFNRSSLGVAGLLATERFHIAATQLSIFTMVQLFVYAAMQIPVGALLDRFGPKRLLLCGVLAMTVAQFAFAFATTFAEGVAARVFIGIGDSMVFIPLLRIVALWFPPLRIPMLSQLTGLSGQLGALMAASPLVYALHRWGWTPSYASSAAAGVLFALLVLLLVRDSPNPDHELDQIKVRAIARGVRAAWRTPGTRLGLWSHFSAQFGATVFALLWGYPFLVAGQGLSPSTAGTLLMLMTVTTVITSPVIGGFITKYPFSRSTLILGIVVAIMTVWGVVLLWPGRAPLPLLVVLVLVTAVGGPGSLVGFDLARTFNPPTRLGSATGIVNVGGFLASLSTVTLIGFILDRVAPGGPTTYTVDSFRVAMSAQYLVWTLGVVQILRYRHKARRGLQESDPEAYAALRAGQSIVP, from the coding sequence GTGACCCGCCGCGACCGCCAGTTCCCACTCGGTGGTCGCCAGGCGTGGATCGTCTACGTGAGCGCGCTCGCGATCTACATCCTCGCCGTGTTCAACCGGTCCTCCCTCGGCGTGGCCGGGCTGCTGGCGACCGAGCGGTTCCACATCGCCGCGACCCAGCTGTCGATCTTCACCATGGTGCAGCTGTTCGTCTACGCCGCGATGCAGATCCCTGTCGGGGCGTTGCTCGACCGGTTCGGCCCCAAGCGCCTCCTGCTCTGCGGGGTGCTCGCCATGACGGTGGCCCAGTTCGCCTTCGCCTTCGCGACGACCTTTGCCGAGGGGGTCGCCGCCCGCGTGTTCATCGGGATCGGCGACTCGATGGTGTTCATCCCCCTGCTGCGCATCGTGGCCCTGTGGTTCCCACCGCTGCGCATTCCCATGCTGTCCCAGCTGACCGGGCTGTCCGGCCAGCTCGGTGCGCTGATGGCCGCCTCGCCCCTGGTCTACGCGCTGCACCGCTGGGGTTGGACCCCGTCCTACGCCAGCTCGGCCGCCGCCGGCGTGTTGTTCGCCCTGCTGGTCCTCCTTCTCGTGCGGGACTCGCCCAACCCCGACCACGAGCTCGACCAGATCAAGGTCCGGGCGATCGCCCGGGGCGTGCGGGCCGCCTGGCGCACCCCCGGCACCCGGCTCGGCCTGTGGTCGCACTTCTCGGCGCAGTTCGGCGCCACCGTGTTCGCCTTGCTGTGGGGTTACCCGTTTCTCGTTGCGGGCCAAGGGCTTTCGCCCTCCACCGCCGGCACGCTGCTCATGCTCATGACGGTGACCACCGTCATCACCAGCCCAGTGATCGGGGGCTTCATCACCAAGTACCCCTTCTCCCGCTCGACCCTCATCCTGGGCATCGTGGTGGCGATCATGACGGTGTGGGGAGTCGTCCTGCTCTGGCCGGGCCGGGCTCCGTTGCCGCTGCTCGTGGTGCTCGTCCTGGTCACTGCCGTCGGTGGGCCCGGCTCGCTCGTCGGCTTCGACCTCGCCCGCACCTTCAACCCGCCGACGCGGCTGGGCAGCGCGACGGGAATCGTCAACGTCGGCGGCTTCCTGGCCTCGCTGTCGACGGTGACCCTGATCGGGTTCATCCTCGACCGCGTGGCCCCGGGCGGTCCCACGACCTACACCGTCGACAGCTTCCGGGTCGCCATGTCGGCCCAGTACCTCGTGTGGACCCTGGGCGTCGTGCAGATCCTGCGCTACCGCCACAAGGCGCGGCGGGGCCTGCAGGAGAGCGACCCCGAGGCGTATGCCGCGCTGCGGGCCGGGCAGTCGATCGTCCCCTGA
- a CDS encoding SRPBCC family protein, translating to MRTFRFHHEWAIEAPAHRVFDALADVERYAAWWPQVRTAERIDDESGRTAIRSFLPYTLELVLRREVQDADAGVLRVAVHGDLEGWCQWVVRPDQHGGPWRSSPRRRR from the coding sequence GTGCGCACCTTCCGCTTCCACCACGAGTGGGCCATCGAGGCCCCGGCCCACCGCGTCTTCGACGCCCTCGCCGACGTCGAGCGGTATGCCGCGTGGTGGCCGCAGGTGCGCACCGCCGAGCGGATCGACGACGAGTCGGGACGCACGGCGATCCGCAGCTTCCTGCCGTACACGCTCGAGCTCGTGCTGCGGCGCGAGGTCCAGGACGCCGACGCGGGCGTGCTGCGGGTGGCAGTCCACGGCGACCTCGAGGGGTGGTGCCAGTGGGTGGTGCGCCCCGACCAGCACGGGGGTCCGTGGCGGAGTTCGCCCAGGAGGCGGCGGTGA
- a CDS encoding alpha/beta fold hydrolase yields the protein MEYFTRAGLTFDVTDSGPTDGEVIILLHGWPQDRHAFDRLIPLLTAAGYRALAFDQRGYSPGAQPKPLAAYAMAELVEDVIALADAVPAERVHLVGHDWGGAVAWAVAERFPDKLASLTVLSTPHPRAMAAAWQHPEQLAKSWYMLAFQAPVLPELVLRSTLGIVLRRSGLDAEDADGYAARFRRPGRASGGLAWYRAMGLSEVKHLGKSLRRNATTDSGGDSLITVPTTFVWGNQDVALGRHAATETARWVSGDYRFVELEAGHWLPETRPHDVASAILHRTRGERAPRGNG from the coding sequence GTGGAGTACTTCACCCGTGCGGGCCTGACCTTCGACGTCACCGACTCCGGCCCCACGGATGGCGAGGTGATCATCCTGCTCCATGGCTGGCCCCAGGACCGCCATGCCTTCGACCGGCTCATCCCCCTGCTCACGGCAGCCGGCTACCGCGCGCTCGCCTTCGACCAGCGTGGCTACTCGCCGGGCGCCCAGCCCAAGCCGCTCGCGGCCTATGCCATGGCCGAGCTCGTCGAGGACGTGATCGCCCTGGCCGACGCCGTGCCTGCGGAGCGGGTGCACCTCGTGGGCCACGACTGGGGCGGTGCGGTGGCCTGGGCTGTCGCCGAGCGCTTCCCGGACAAGCTGGCGTCGCTCACCGTGTTGTCGACGCCCCACCCCCGCGCGATGGCGGCGGCGTGGCAGCACCCGGAACAGCTCGCCAAGAGCTGGTACATGCTGGCCTTCCAGGCGCCGGTCCTGCCCGAGCTCGTCCTGAGGTCGACGCTCGGCATCGTGCTGCGGCGCAGCGGCCTCGACGCAGAGGACGCCGACGGGTATGCCGCCCGGTTCCGCCGTCCCGGCCGGGCGAGCGGGGGTCTGGCCTGGTATCGCGCGATGGGTCTCTCGGAGGTGAAGCACCTCGGAAAGTCGTTGCGCCGCAACGCCACCACGGATTCTGGTGGCGACTCCCTGATCACCGTACCCACAACCTTCGTGTGGGGAAACCAGGACGTCGCCCTGGGGCGCCACGCCGCCACGGAGACCGCCCGCTGGGTGTCCGGAGACTACCGGTTCGTCGAGCTCGAGGCGGGTCACTGGCTGCCGGAGACCCGTCCCCATGACGTCGCGTCGGCGATCCTGCACCGGACGCGCGGGGAACGCGCCCCGAGGGGGAACGGCTGA
- a CDS encoding inorganic diphosphatase: MDFDVTIEIPQGHRNKYEVDHETGRIRLDRLLFTSTRYPADYGYVEDSLGEDGDPLDALVLLEEPTFPGCLVRARPIGMFHMRDEAGGDDKILCVPAGDPRQAHITELEQVSEFDRLEIQHFFETYKDLEPGKSVEGAHWAGREESERVVRESIERARQAGMTTARWRMPDVAALPMSDAEPPTA; the protein is encoded by the coding sequence GTGGACTTCGACGTCACCATCGAGATTCCCCAGGGCCATCGCAACAAGTACGAGGTCGACCACGAGACCGGACGCATCCGCCTCGACCGGCTCCTGTTCACCTCGACGCGCTACCCCGCCGACTACGGCTACGTCGAGGACAGCCTCGGCGAGGACGGCGACCCGCTCGACGCCCTGGTCCTGCTCGAGGAGCCGACCTTCCCCGGCTGCCTCGTGCGCGCCCGTCCGATCGGCATGTTCCACATGCGCGACGAGGCCGGCGGCGACGACAAGATCCTGTGCGTGCCCGCCGGCGACCCGCGTCAGGCACACATCACCGAGCTCGAGCAGGTCAGCGAGTTCGACCGCCTCGAGATCCAGCACTTCTTCGAGACCTACAAGGACCTCGAGCCCGGCAAGTCCGTCGAGGGCGCTCACTGGGCCGGCCGCGAGGAGTCCGAGCGGGTGGTGCGTGAGTCCATCGAGCGGGCCCGGCAGGCCGGCATGACCACGGCCCGGTGGCGTATGCCGGACGTCGCGGCGCTGCCGATGTCCGACGCCGAGCCGCCCACCGCCTGA